From Desmodus rotundus isolate HL8 chromosome 10, HLdesRot8A.1, whole genome shotgun sequence, one genomic window encodes:
- the ZSCAN2 gene encoding zinc finger and SCAN domain-containing protein 2 — protein sequence MAAEGPRVATPLSPVVEVPQEEDEREEEVTTMLLEDDSWVQEAVLQEEGPESEPFLQSADAGSPREEAVGGPQGALGRLRELCRRWLRPEVHTKEQMLTVMPREIQAWLQEHRPESSEEAVALMEDLTQTLQDGDFEIQSENGENSNQDIFEDGESQEIFSEMPEGEGTKQSDWERDFERGCGSRGPRRKAPSEDHGGVPAQRREAGQLIGLQGTYLGEKPYECPQCGKTFSRKSHLITHERTHTGEKYYKCDECGKSFSDGSNFSRHQTTHTGEKPYKCRDCGKSFSRSANLITHQRIHTGEKPFQCAECGKSFSRSPNLIAHQRTHTGEKPYSCPECGKSFGNRSSLNTHQGIHTGEKPYECKECGESFSYNSNLIRHQRIHTGEKPYKCPDCGQRFSQSSALITHRRTHTGEKPYQCSECGKSFSRSSNLATHRRTHLVEKPYKCGECGKSFSQSSSLIAHQGMHTGEKPYECLTCGESFSWSSNLIKHQRIHTGEKPYKCGECGKCFSQRSQLVVHQRTHTGEKPYECLMCGKSFSRGSILVMHQRAHLGDKPYRCPECGKGFSWNSVLIIHQRIHTGEKPYKCPECGKGFSNSSNFITHQRTHMKEKLY from the exons ATGGCTGCGGAGGGGCCTAGAGTAGCCACTCCCCTGAGCCCTGTGGTCGAGGTACCTCAAGAGGAAGACGAACGGGAGGAGGAGGTCACCACCATGCTCCTGGAGGATGACTCTTGGGTACAGGAGGCTGTGCTGCAGGAGGAAGGCCCTGAGTCCGAGCCCTTCCTCCAGAGTGCTGACGCGGGTAGCCCCCGTGAAGAGGCAGTTGGGGGGCCGCAGGGTGCACTCGGCCGCCTTCGAGAGCTCTGCCGGCGCTGGCTGAGGCCAGAGGTGCACACCAAGGAACAGATGCTGACCGTGATGCCCAGAGAAATTCAGGCATGGCTGCAGGAGCACAGGCCCGAAAGCAGCGAGGAAGCAGTGGCTCTGATGGAAGACTTGACCCAGACCCTTCAGGATGGTG ATTTTGAGATCCAGAGTGAAAACGGGGAGAACTCCAATCAAGACATATTTGAGGACGGGGAGTCGCAGGAGATCTTCTCAGAAATGCCGGAGGGGGAAGGCACTAAGCAGTCTGACTGGGAAAGAGACTTTGAGAGAGGCTGTGGCTCCCGGGGACCCCGGAGAAAGGCCCCAAGTGAGGACCACGGTGGGGTGCCAGCGCAGCGCAGGGAGGCTGGGCAGCTCATCGGCCTTCAGGGCACCTACCTGGGCGAGAAGCCGTACGAGTGTCCCCAGTGTGGGAAGACCTTCAGCCGGAAATCCCACCTAATCACGCACGAGCGGACCCACACGGGGGAGAAATACTACAAATGTGACGAATGTGGGAAAAGCTTTAGTGACGGTTCAAACTTCAGTCGACACCAAACGActcacactggggagaaaccttATAAATGCAGGGATTGTGGGAAGAGCTTTAGCCGGAGCGCAAACCTCATAACCCACCAGAGGATCCACACGGGCGAAAAGCCCTTTCAGTGCGCTGAGTGTGGCAAGAGTTTCAGCAGGAGCCCCAACCTCATCGCTCACCAGCGAACCCACACAGGCGAGAAACCATACTCCTGCCCCGAGTGTGGCAAGAGCTTCGGCAATCGGTCCAGCCTTAATACACATCAGGGAatccacactggagaaaagccctaTGAATGTAAAGAGTGTGGCGAAAGCTTTAGTTACAACTCCAACCTGATCAGACACCAGAGGAtccacaccggggagaagccgTACAAATGCCCTGACTGTGGGCAGAGGTTCAGCCAGAGCTCAGCCCTCATCACCCACCGGAGAACGCACACAGGGGAAAAGCCCTACCAGTGCAGCGAGTGTGGGAAAAGCTTCAGCCGCAGCTCCAATCTCGCCACGCACCGCAGAACCCACCTGGTGGAGAAGCCCTACAAGTGCGGGGAGTGCGGGAAGAGCTTCAGCCAGAGCTCCAGCCTGATAGCCCACCAGGGGATGCACACAGGCGAGAAGCCCTACGAGTGCCTGACCTGTGGGGAGAGCTTCAGCTGGAGCTCCAACCTCATCAAGCACCAGAGGATCCACACGGGGGAGAAACCCTACAAATGTGGCGAGTGTGGGAAGTGCTTCAGCCAGCGCTCCCAGCTGGTGGTGCACCAGCGGACCCACACGGGCGAGAAGCCCTACGAATGCCTCATGTGCGGCAAGAGCTTCAGCCGAGGCTCCATCCTGGTCATGCACCAGAGAGCCCACTTAGGGGACAAACCCTACAGATGCCCCGAATGTGGGAAGGGCTTTAGCTGGAATTCAGTTCTCATCATACACCAGCGAATCcacacaggggagaagccctacaaGTGCCCCGAGTGTGGCAAAGGCTTCAGCAACAGCTCCAATTTCATTACACACCAGAGAACTCACATGAAAGAGAAACTTTATTGA
- the NMB gene encoding neuromedin-B isoform X2 has translation MALRAWGARQLGSILLFALLTASAASLSWDLPEPRSRASKIRVHPRGNLWATGHFMGKKSLKPPSLPLLGTAPHVFPRDQTLQLSHDLLRTLLLRRPPGTSPGGPPPRTQARSIPLCSLSVQEAAGASAAEVMPLMRKMRPRGLDCAHPRKVLNGILVVAPSGCKSWAQISVTPLL, from the exons ATGGCCCTGCGGGCGTGGGGCGCTCGGCAGCTAGGCAGCATCCTGCTCTTCGCTCTGCTCACGGCCAGCGCCGCCTCACTCAGCTGGGATCTCCCCGAGCCCCGCAGCCGGGCCAGCAAAATCCGAGTGCACCCACGGGGCAACCTCTGGGCCACCG GTCACTTCATGGGCAAGAAGAGTCTGAagccccccagcctgcccctactggggacagcCCCCCACGTCTTCCCGAGGGATCAGACACTGCAGCTGAGTCATGATCTGCTCAGGACCCTCCTGCTGAGGAGACCTCCTGGCACAAGCCCCGGCGGCCCACCCCCGCGCACCCAGGCGA GGTCAATTCCTCTGTGTTCCCTTTCAGTACAGGAGGCTGCTGGTGCGAGTGCTGCAGAAGTGATGCCATTAATGAGGAAGATGCGACCACGTGGCTTAGATTGTGCCCACCCAAGGAAGGTGCTGAATGGGATCCTGGTAGTGGCCCCATCTGGTTGTAAGTCCTGGGCTCAAATCTCTGTTACTCCATTACTGTGA
- the NMB gene encoding neuromedin-B isoform X1, with the protein MALRAWGARQLGSILLFALLTASAASLSWDLPEPRSRASKIRVHPRGNLWATGHFMGKKSLKPPSLPLLGTAPHVFPRDQTLQLSHDLLRTLLLRRPPGTSPGGPPPRTQEAAGASAAEVMPLMRKMRPRGLDCAHPRKVLNGILVVAPSGCKSWAQISVTPLL; encoded by the exons ATGGCCCTGCGGGCGTGGGGCGCTCGGCAGCTAGGCAGCATCCTGCTCTTCGCTCTGCTCACGGCCAGCGCCGCCTCACTCAGCTGGGATCTCCCCGAGCCCCGCAGCCGGGCCAGCAAAATCCGAGTGCACCCACGGGGCAACCTCTGGGCCACCG GTCACTTCATGGGCAAGAAGAGTCTGAagccccccagcctgcccctactggggacagcCCCCCACGTCTTCCCGAGGGATCAGACACTGCAGCTGAGTCATGATCTGCTCAGGACCCTCCTGCTGAGGAGACCTCCTGGCACAAGCCCCGGCGGCCCACCCCCGCGCACCCAG GAGGCTGCTGGTGCGAGTGCTGCAGAAGTGATGCCATTAATGAGGAAGATGCGACCACGTGGCTTAGATTGTGCCCACCCAAGGAAGGTGCTGAATGGGATCCTGGTAGTGGCCCCATCTGGTTGTAAGTCCTGGGCTCAAATCTCTGTTACTCCATTACTGTGA
- the WDR73 gene encoding WD repeat-containing protein 73 isoform X1, protein MELAEDWLVESLRLYQDFHAFDLSGATRVLEWIGDKGVFIAGYESLKKNEILHLILPLRLSAKENQGLFPERDFKVCHGGFSYRPVFDLKHVPDTRLLVTSGLPDCHLQVWQVAEDSDVMKAVSTIAVHEKEGSLWPRVSIFPSGAPRVLHGARLSDLKVVDLESQKTTYASGASDSGELSSLQVLGADTFAFCCTSGRLGLIDTRQKWAPAETVSPSAGPAGGWWCAEVRGKAPGPGPHIASLCSDGQLCLLDPRDLCHPVSSVQCPVSTPSPDPELLRVTWAPGLDSCLAVSGFDGTVQVHDITSWDGMEGRAEPVFTHRGHIFLNGDRTDTAPLVTTHTWHPSKPRTLLSAASDASLHVWDWVDLRTSC, encoded by the exons ATGGAGCTTGCGGAAGACTGGCTGGTGGAATCCTTGCGCTT GTACCAGGATTTCCATGCATTCGACCTCTCAGGTGCCACCCGAGTCCTTGAATGGATTGGTGACAAAG GAGTTTTTATTGCAGGCTACGAAagcctaaaaaaaaatgaaattcttcaTCTGATATTACCTCTCAGACTGTCTGCAAAAGAAAACCAG GGCTTATTCCCAGAAAGAGATTTCAAGGTATGCCACGGAGGATTTTCCTACAGGCCCGTCTTTGACCTGAAGCACGTGCCAGACACCAG GTTGCTGGTGACCAGTGGCCTTCCAGATTGTCATCTGCAGGTGTGGCAGGTCGCAGAGGACAGTG ATGTCATGAAAGCTGTCAGCACCATTGCTGTGCATGAGAAAGAGGGGAGCCTCTGGCCTAGGGTCTCCATCTTCCCATCAGGGGCACCCAGAGTCCTGCACGGAGCGCGGCTCAGCGACCTGAAGGTTGTGGACCTGGAATCCCAGAAGACCACGTACGCCTCAG GTGCCAGTGACAGTGGGGAGCTAAGTAGCCTGCAGGTCCTGGGGGCAGACACCTTTGCCTTCTGCTGCACCTCGGGCCGGCTGGGGCTCATTGACACCCGCCAGAAGTGGGCACCGGCTGAGACTGTCAGCCCGAGCGCTGGGCCTGCTGGAGGGTGGTGGTGTGCAGAAGTCAGAGGCaaggccccaggccctgggccccacaTCGCCAGCCTCTGCTCAGATGGGCAGCTCTGTCTTCTGGACCCCCGGGATCTCTGCCATCCTGTGAGCTCAGTCCAGTGCCCGGTGTCCACACCCAGCCCCGACCCGGAGCTGCTGCGGGTGACTTGGGCCCCAGGCCTGGACAGCTGCTTGGCTGTTTCAG GTTTTGATGGGACAGTCCAGGTCCATGACATCACGTCTTGGGATGGAATGGAGGGCCGAGCAGAACCTGTCTTCACTCACAGAGGTCACATCTTCCTCAATGGCGACAGGACAGACACTGCTCCGCTGGTCACCACCCACACCTGGCACCCCAGCAAACCAAGGACCTTGTTATCGGCAGCGAGTGATGCCTCTCTGCACGTGTGGGACTGGGTGGACCTCCGCACCTCTTGCTGA
- the WDR73 gene encoding WD repeat-containing protein 73 isoform X2, whose amino-acid sequence MELAEDWLVESLRLYQDFHAFDLSGATRVLEWIGDKGVFIAGYESLKKNEILHLILPLRLSAKENQGLFPERDFKVCHGGFSYRPVFDLKHVPDTRLLVTSGLPDCHLQVWQVAEDSGAPRVLHGARLSDLKVVDLESQKTTYASGASDSGELSSLQVLGADTFAFCCTSGRLGLIDTRQKWAPAETVSPSAGPAGGWWCAEVRGKAPGPGPHIASLCSDGQLCLLDPRDLCHPVSSVQCPVSTPSPDPELLRVTWAPGLDSCLAVSGFDGTVQVHDITSWDGMEGRAEPVFTHRGHIFLNGDRTDTAPLVTTHTWHPSKPRTLLSAASDASLHVWDWVDLRTSC is encoded by the exons ATGGAGCTTGCGGAAGACTGGCTGGTGGAATCCTTGCGCTT GTACCAGGATTTCCATGCATTCGACCTCTCAGGTGCCACCCGAGTCCTTGAATGGATTGGTGACAAAG GAGTTTTTATTGCAGGCTACGAAagcctaaaaaaaaatgaaattcttcaTCTGATATTACCTCTCAGACTGTCTGCAAAAGAAAACCAG GGCTTATTCCCAGAAAGAGATTTCAAGGTATGCCACGGAGGATTTTCCTACAGGCCCGTCTTTGACCTGAAGCACGTGCCAGACACCAG GTTGCTGGTGACCAGTGGCCTTCCAGATTGTCATCTGCAGGTGTGGCAGGTCGCAGAGGACAGTG GGGCACCCAGAGTCCTGCACGGAGCGCGGCTCAGCGACCTGAAGGTTGTGGACCTGGAATCCCAGAAGACCACGTACGCCTCAG GTGCCAGTGACAGTGGGGAGCTAAGTAGCCTGCAGGTCCTGGGGGCAGACACCTTTGCCTTCTGCTGCACCTCGGGCCGGCTGGGGCTCATTGACACCCGCCAGAAGTGGGCACCGGCTGAGACTGTCAGCCCGAGCGCTGGGCCTGCTGGAGGGTGGTGGTGTGCAGAAGTCAGAGGCaaggccccaggccctgggccccacaTCGCCAGCCTCTGCTCAGATGGGCAGCTCTGTCTTCTGGACCCCCGGGATCTCTGCCATCCTGTGAGCTCAGTCCAGTGCCCGGTGTCCACACCCAGCCCCGACCCGGAGCTGCTGCGGGTGACTTGGGCCCCAGGCCTGGACAGCTGCTTGGCTGTTTCAG GTTTTGATGGGACAGTCCAGGTCCATGACATCACGTCTTGGGATGGAATGGAGGGCCGAGCAGAACCTGTCTTCACTCACAGAGGTCACATCTTCCTCAATGGCGACAGGACAGACACTGCTCCGCTGGTCACCACCCACACCTGGCACCCCAGCAAACCAAGGACCTTGTTATCGGCAGCGAGTGATGCCTCTCTGCACGTGTGGGACTGGGTGGACCTCCGCACCTCTTGCTGA